TGCCGGTCTTACGGGTTTTCATGTATACCGCGTTAACGCTGCGCCCAACTATACTGCCGGGTTGCCCGGTGGCAGCATACGAAACGATGTATACTGGGGGGTCTTCCCGGTGGGGAATACGGCCGCTACATACAGTGCTACCATCCATTATGGTACCAATAGCAATTTATCGACCTATAATGAGCCCTGTATCTATGTGTACAATCGCGACGCAAACGACGTAACCAGCTGGGCGCAACTGGGGGGCACGCGCGACATGCCTGCCAACAACATAGGCTTTGACCACAGTGGGCGGGAGGAGTTTATACTGGACAATCTGCCGAAGGTGACCAAGCCCGACCTGGGCGCAGACGACACCGTATGTAATTCCAAGATACTGACCATATCTCCCGTAGTAAGTGGGGTTAATTATAACTGGTATATGGGCAGTGGTACCACGCCAGTTGCCACCGGGCCTAGCTATACCGTTACCACTACGGGTACCTACCGCCTGGAGGCCAGTAACGACTGTAGTGTGGGCCGCGATACCATTTTTGTACGTGTAGAGACCGGGCCGCCTGCTAAGCCCAACCTGGGTGCAGACGACACTGTGTGTGTGTCAAAAGTATTTAGTGTGCCCGCAGCAGCGGGTGTAGCCTACCGGTGGTTCCGTGGCAGTACCGAGGTGGGAAGTGGACCTACTTACACGGCTACCGTGGGTGGTACCTACCGCCTGGAGGCTACCAATGCCTGCGGCACCGTGAGCGATGCCATACTGCTGGGTATAGATACTGCACCACCTGCCCCCTTTAGCGTGGGGCCCGATGCAGCCATCTGTGCAGGTGGCTCTGGCTGGGCCCTGGGCGTAACTGCCGTGTCGGGGGTTAACTACCAGTGGTTCCGCGGCAGTACACCAGTGGGAAGTGGACCTACTTACACGGCTACCGTGGGTGGTACCTACCGCCTGGAGGCTACCAATGCCTGCGGCACCGTGAGCGACGAAATGGTACTACGGGTAGAGAGCGGTTTGCCCCCCACCCCCACGCTAGACTTGGATGGTACTTTGTGCGATGGCCAGCCCCGTACCCTAAGTGTGACCGAGGTGGCGGGCGTGGACTACGTGTGGTATCGAAATAGCACGGAGGTAGGCACGGGGCCCACCTACGCCACTACCTTGGGGGGGTACCTACCGCCTGGAGGCTACCAATGCCTGTGGCACGGTGAGCGCCGTGGTCATCCTGCAAGATGCTGCCAAGCCAGCCGTGCCCAACCTGGGGCCTGATGGCGCTATATGCACAGGCAATAACTGCACCCTCAGTGTAAGTCCGGTATCCGCCGGGGTTAGCTACCGCTGGTACCTGGATGGACAGGAGATAGCCACGGGGCCCCTCTATACCGCCAATCTACCGGGTACCTACCGCCTGGATGCCACCAATGTATGCGGAACAGTGAGTGATGAAGTGAACCTGACGGATGCTGACATACCATTGCCCGAGTTTCGACTGCCCCAAACGCCGGCTGGGTGCACCCTGATCAATACGAGGCTGTGTGCACCACTCGAAGCAGGCATCACCTACAACTGGCAGAATACCGCCGGACAAGTGCTAAGCAGTGCCATCTGCTTTACCCCCACGGTGGCCGGTAGCTACCGGCTGGAGGTACGCAACGCCTGCGGCACAAGTCTGCGCACTGAGTTTGATGTGGAAGAGGGGGCTGCCAACGTAAACCCCGGCCTGTGGGGGAACGCCTTTTCGCCCAACAGCGACGGCCTGCACGACACATACCCCCCGAGCGACCTGAATCCCCTGGCTCCCTACGTTCTGGCTATCTACAACCGATGGGGCCAGCGCGTGTACGAAGGCAGCCGTCCCTGGGACGGGCGCTATGAGGGTACGGATGCCCCCGAGGGTGCCTATGTGGTGGTGATAACCTGGCCCGACTGCACAGGCCGTACCCAGAAGCGGACATCTACCGTAATGGTGATACGATAGGCGCAGGCGATTGCTTTAAGAGTCCCCGGGGAGCGCCCGGCTCCACATAGGCCCATGCGTTTGTGAGGCACGGGCACGACCCTGTTCCGGGGGTGGGGCCCAGGCATCAGGCTATTCCCCGCTACGGGACTCGCAGCAGTTACCGAAAAGGGAAACCGGATGCCCTGTTCCCCAGGGTGCGGCTGGCGGAATGGGAACGGATAGCCAGCATCCAGGGCAGCAATTTTTTCCCCAGCCTTCACCCACCGAGAATACGCTTGGCTTGGCCCCCCTCATGCTCTCCATCCAGTCCCTATATGTATATGTAGGCCGAGCCCTGCTACGACGCTGTGCCTAGCGCCGCCAGGTTTTGGAGAAAGAGGCATTGAGCGGCTTGGACATAAAGGTTGTCCAACCGTTGTGCGTAAGGATGTTCGCATCCAGGATAAGCTGTACCTGTAGGCCGTCCCAGGTATAGTACTGCTCAAACCCTGGCTGAACAGGCTCTCCGTAATAGAGCTTGAGCAGCTCCAGCAGTCGGTCCGTATTCTGTACCCCCTCGGTACGCAGGCGGATACTGTGTAAGCGGTCTTCCCAGAAGAGGTACTCCACCGCCCCGAACTGAACGCCCGCGTAGTACAGGCTGGCCCCGGGCCGTGTATAGCGGGCCTTCCGCTCATAGTCATTGGGTGCACGCACCAGGCCCGGCAGGCTATCCAGGGGGGTGCCCAGGCGTATATCCATAAAGCCATACTCCTCATCCAGGATGGGATAGCGCGATTCGGGCTGCTGGGCCTGTACCGCAGGAAGGACGCACAGCAGCATCAGCCCCGCAAGAGTCGATGCCCGATGGCGCAGTGCGTACATTTTTTTTCGGTGCAGTAGCATGTGTATAAATGGTATAACGCCTGGCTGTCGAATGCATTGCGGTGCGCAAAGCCCTCCGCAGCCATGGCAGTGGTAATGTGGTTGTTCTCCCTGGGGATAGCCTCCAGCAAAGACTGTGCCGCCTCCACTTGCTCGGGCTTCCCCGTCTGCTGATCGTACAAGATGCGAAAAGGAATCAACGCGTTGATTTGCAGGCTGTGCAGGGTGGCAGTACCCAGCACCTTGGGCTTGGGCTGCTCGGCCGTGCTGGCCTCGCCCAAGCGGTAGTGGGTATCCCAATAGCCAGAGGCTACGATGGGTGTGTGCAGGCAGGCCGCATCCTCTATCAGCGGAAACAGATTGGGCAGGCGGTGCAAGAGTGCGGCCAGCTGGGCCAGGCGCAGGCTAGGGAAGTGGCTGGGCCGCATCCGGTGCATCTGCCAGTGTAGGGGCGGGCCGGGTGGCAGGCGGTGCTTCTGGCGCAGAAACTGCCACTCTGTATGCAGCCGGGCCATATAGGCGTCGTCTGGATGATGGGCCAGCATACCGGCCGCCCCCAGCAGCAAGGCCTCGAGTTGAAACAGGTCTGTACGATACCGCTTTACCAGCGAGATGGGCATTGCCATAGACAGCTGCTCAAAGGGCTGCTGGTTTTGTGGGCTGCCCAATGCGCGGCACAGCACCATCCACAGCAGCTGCTCCCAGTCGCCCTGGGCCTGGGCTAGCCAGGGCCTCAGGGCATCGGCCTTCTGCTGCAGGCGCTCCCAGCCCATACGCGCCAGCCAGCCAGCCTGTATCAGGCCAGGCACCCGGGCCACCTGGCCCGAGCACGGAATAAAGCTCTGTGCCAGCATCAGGTGCTCATAGCTTAGCAGCTGCTGCCGTATGCGTGGGCCTAGCTCCAGCTCCGGTATACAGGTGCCATCGGCCCGCTGCACCGGCCTGCCCGTGCTGTGCAGCACTACATGCAGGATGGTACTATTGTAGGCCGTATCCTGGTGGTGGCCGTGCCGATACCAGTGGTCGGTAGTGGTGTGCAGCTCTATTGCCCCATACCAGTCCAGGCCACCCAGTAGTATGTGTGCCTCGCCAAAGTCCGGACCCTGGTTTGTGTTCAGCTTACCCGGTGCCAGTATGGCCAGCTCCTGGCCATCTGTGGTCTGCAGCCCCTGTGCGTCAAAGCTTAGCGTCTGCCACACATAGTGCATTAGCCGCTCCGGGGCGGCGCCCTGCATGGCAGCAATATCTGAGGGGAGCGACATAGTGCGGGGCTTTGTGCAGGTAAGATAAGGCCGGGGGCCGCGCTTGTCAATCTTAGCTCGTGCTTGCACTTACCCTATACACGGTGTAGCAGGCCGCACTGGTGCATGTGGCTGCGTGCACTAGCCCATTCTCTGTGCTTGTGGCTATGGTACTACTTGCCGCCCCGCTCCAGCTTTCCTATCTCATCGCGCAGGCGGGCCGCCAGCTCATAGTCTTCGCGGTTCAGGGCCTCCTCCAGCTTGTTCTTCAGGGCAACAAGGCGCTCATCGGGCTCCGAGCTGCCCGCCGGCTCGCTGCTGCGGGTGCTCTCTGCCAGCAGTTCCTCTACGTCTTCGTCAGACAGTTCTCCCTCCTCAGCTTCCTCATTCACCACAATCCCCGCCTCATCCAGGATGAACTCGTGCGTAAAGATGGGAGCCTTGTAGCGCACGGCTACGGCTACGGCATCGCTGGGCCGTGCATCTATCTCATGCACCTCATTGCCAATGTGCATGATGAGCTTGCTGTAAAACACGCCCTCCTTCAGGTCGGAAATAATGACCTCTTTCAGCTCGATGTGGAAGCTGCGGGCAATGCTGAGGATGAGGTCGTGCGTCATGGGCCGGTTGGTCTTGATGCTCTCTATCTCGAGGGCTATGGCCTGGGCCTCAAAGCCTCCGATAATGATAGGCAGGCGCCGTTTCCCCTCCTGCTCGCCCAGTACCAGGGCAAAGCTGCCTATTTGGCTCTGGCTGCTGCTAAGCCCCAGGATGTCCAAGCGTATTTTCTCCACGCGTAATGAGCTGATTCGAATTTATCCGTTTCTGTCGCAAAAAGTCGTGTTGTGCGCCCAAAAACCCGTCAGGCTTTTGCTGCTTTCACGGCGGCTATTAGCTTGGGCACTACCTCAAAGGCATCTCCCACAATACCAAAATCGGCTGCCTTAAAGAATGGAGCCTCCGCGTCCTTGTTTATCACCACAATGGTCTTGCTGGCGCTAATGCCTGCCAGGTGCTGGATAGCCCCGCTAATGCCTACGGCAATGTACAGGTTGGGGGCTATCTGTATGCCGGTTTGCCCCACGTGCTCGTGGTGGGGGCGCCAGCCTATGTCGGCCACGGGCTTGCTGCTGGCGGTGGCAGCACCCAGTAGCTCGGCCAGCTGCTCGATCATGCCCCAGTTTTCCGGCCCCTTCAGGCCGCGGCCGGCAGACACCACGATCTCCGCCTCGGTCAGGCTGATCTTGTCGCTCGCCTTGTGGATCTGCTTGCTCTGCAGGACAAAGTCCTTTTCATCGGGTGTGTAGGCAAAGGCCTCCAGGCTTGCGTTCCCGCTCACCTCTTTGGGCATATAGCTATTGGCCTTTACGGTTACTACCACCCTACCCTTGGCGGTGCCCAGGGTCTGTATTCCCTTGGTGCTGTATACGGATCGCTTGGCACGGTAGCCGGCTTCGTATTTTTCCAGCAGGGTATGCACACCGCTGAAAAGGGCTGCGTCTAGCCTGATGGCCAGGCGGCTGGCCATAGGGCGTGTGTTGTAAGTTTGACCCAGAACAACAAACTGAGCCTGGACCGCCTGGGCGGCTGCGGCCAGTGCGCGGCTATGGGCTGCCTCGTGAAAGGTATTCAGCTTGGCATCGGTAATGCGCAGCACCTTGCCTACGCCATAGGTGCCCAGCCTACTCAGCTCGGCATCATCGGCCTGGCCTATGTGCACGGCCACCAGGGGCAGGCCGTGGGCCTGGGCCAGATCGTAGCCGTATGTAGCGGCCTCCAGGGTACTCTTGCGGAGCTTTCCGCCGGATAGTTCGGTATAGATAACTACTGCCATGGGTCTTGTGTATTTGGGAGAGGGGGGGGTGTGGGCCCCGCTTGCAAATTTTGGAAGCTTGAGAAATAGAAAAAACTTTAGTTCAGGTCCAGTGCGCCTTTGTCCACCAGGGCCTTTAGCAGGTCGGCCTCCTGGCCGGGCTCAAAGTAGCGAGTGCTTGCCTTGGCGGCAGGCAGCTCATAGGCCAGTACGTGGGTATCGGGCTCGGCCTGGGTGGCGGGCACTACGGCCAGGGGCTTGGTGCGTGCAGCCATAATGCCCCGCATGTTGGGTATACGCCACTCGGCCAGGCCTTTCTGGGCACTCAGCACCAGGGGCAGGCTGCCCTCCAGCTCTTCCATTCCGCCGTCTATCTCCCGCTTCAGGCGGGCACGGTCTCCCTCTACCTCCAGCCAGGTGGCAAAGGATACAAAGGGTAGGTCCAGCAGCTCGGCCACCATGCCGGGCACCTCGCTGCCGTTGTTGTCTATGCTTTCCTTGCCAGCCATAATCAGGCTATAGTTTTTGCCCTGCGCGTAGGCAGCTATCTGGCGGGCTACGTAGGCGGCATCCTGGGCCGGCGCGTCTATGCGCACCCCTTCATCGGCACCAATGGCCAGGGCACGACGGATAGTAGGCTCCACATCCGGCCCGCCCACGCACAGTGCCACCACCTTGGTGGCCTTGCCGGCTTCCTTCAGCTCCAGGGCACGCACCAGCGAAAACTCGTCGTAGGGGTTAATGATAAAGGTTACCCCAGTGCTATCCAGGGCCTTGCCAGTGGCATCGAACTTGATTTTTGTGGTCGTGTCCGGCACGTGGCTTATCAGGATCAGAATTTCCATGCGTTCAGGTTAATAGAACTCTGCTAATTTTACTGCAAATATACCAAAGCACCCTGCATATCCTAATGGCCGTATGTATGGGTCGCTTTGTTTACTATAAGCACGCTTAAAAGCCCCATTCGCTTATGCCCGACCGCATTACCACCCTCCGCCAGTTTCTGCTGGATAGCCCGGAGGATCCTTTTGTACACTATGCCCTGGCGCAGGAATATGCCAAGCTGGGTGATACTGAGCAGGCAGAAAGGTACTACCAGCACCTAGTAGACAGGCACCCTGGCTATGTAGCCACCTACTACCACTACGGCAAGCTGTGCGTGCAGCAGAACAGGCGGCCAGAGGCGGCCCAGCTGTTTGAGCAAGGCATACAAAAAGCCAGAGCAGCCGGAGATGCGCACTCGGCGCGCGAACTACTGGAGGCCCTGAACACCCTGCACGGCGAAGCGGAGGACGAGGATGAAGACTAAACCAAGCCCCCCCCCACCCTGGCGGGCCGCCACCCGAGTTATGCTGCTAGCCCTGCTGCTAGCCCTGCCCCTGGGCCTCTGGGCGCAGGATGCCCAGTTTGGCGGCCACGCCGGGGTGGCCATTGTACGCCTGCGCTTCGAAAATCCGGGGCCACCCCCCCAGGCGGGCTGGGCCATAGGTACCGATGCCAATGTGGCGATCGATAAAAACGGCCTGATCCGCTTTATGCCCCAGGCGGGGTACATCCTGAGCAATACCGAGGGCAGCGTAGACCCTCTAAATCCGCTGTTTAGCAACCGTACGGGCCGCCCCCTGCCGCTAGACACACGCGTGCGGGTGCTCACCCACCTGTTTCAGGGTGCCATGCTACTCAAGTTTAGCAA
This genomic stretch from Bacteroidota bacterium harbors:
- a CDS encoding bifunctional nuclease family protein, which produces MEKIRLDILGLSSSQSQIGSFALVLGEQEGKRRLPIIIGGFEAQAIALEIESIKTNRPMTHDLILSIARSFHIELKEVIISDLKEGVFYSKLIMHIGNEVHEIDARPSDAVAVAVRYKAPIFTHEFILDEAGIVVNEEAEEGELSDEDVEELLAESTRSSEPAGSSEPDERLVALKNKLEEALNREDYELAARLRDEIGKLERGGK
- a CDS encoding electron transfer flavoprotein subunit alpha/FixB family protein — translated: MAVVIYTELSGGKLRKSTLEAATYGYDLAQAHGLPLVAVHIGQADDAELSRLGTYGVGKVLRITDAKLNTFHEAAHSRALAAAAQAVQAQFVVLGQTYNTRPMASRLAIRLDAALFSGVHTLLEKYEAGYRAKRSVYSTKGIQTLGTAKGRVVVTVKANSYMPKEVSGNASLEAFAYTPDEKDFVLQSKQIHKASDKISLTEAEIVVSAGRGLKGPENWGMIEQLAELLGAATASSKPVADIGWRPHHEHVGQTGIQIAPNLYIAVGISGAIQHLAGISASKTIVVINKDAEAPFFKAADFGIVGDAFEVVPKLIAAVKAAKA
- a CDS encoding tetratricopeptide repeat protein, with amino-acid sequence MPDRITTLRQFLLDSPEDPFVHYALAQEYAKLGDTEQAERYYQHLVDRHPGYVATYYHYGKLCVQQNRRPEAAQLFEQGIQKARAAGDAHSARELLEALNTLHGEAEDEDED
- a CDS encoding DUF2851 family protein; amino-acid sequence: MSLPSDIAAMQGAAPERLMHYVWQTLSFDAQGLQTTDGQELAILAPGKLNTNQGPDFGEAHILLGGLDWYGAIELHTTTDHWYRHGHHQDTAYNSTILHVVLHSTGRPVQRADGTCIPELELGPRIRQQLLSYEHLMLAQSFIPCSGQVARVPGLIQAGWLARMGWERLQQKADALRPWLAQAQGDWEQLLWMVLCRALGSPQNQQPFEQLSMAMPISLVKRYRTDLFQLEALLLGAAGMLAHHPDDAYMARLHTEWQFLRQKHRLPPGPPLHWQMHRMRPSHFPSLRLAQLAALLHRLPNLFPLIEDAACLHTPIVASGYWDTHYRLGEASTAEQPKPKVLGTATLHSLQINALIPFRILYDQQTGKPEQVEAAQSLLEAIPRENNHITTAMAAEGFAHRNAFDSQALYHLYTCYCTEKKCTHCAIGHRLLRG
- a CDS encoding electron transfer flavoprotein subunit beta/FixA family protein, yielding MEILILISHVPDTTTKIKFDATGKALDSTGVTFIINPYDEFSLVRALELKEAGKATKVVALCVGGPDVEPTIRRALAIGADEGVRIDAPAQDAAYVARQIAAYAQGKNYSLIMAGKESIDNNGSEVPGMVAELLDLPFVSFATWLEVEGDRARLKREIDGGMEELEGSLPLVLSAQKGLAEWRIPNMRGIMAARTKPLAVVPATQAEPDTHVLAYELPAAKASTRYFEPGQEADLLKALVDKGALDLN
- a CDS encoding gliding motility-associated C-terminal domain-containing protein gives rise to the protein MSAVVILQDAAKPAVPNLGPDGAICTGNNCTLSVSPVSAGVSYRWYLDGQEIATGPLYTANLPGTYRLDATNVCGTVSDEVNLTDADIPLPEFRLPQTPAGCTLINTRLCAPLEAGITYNWQNTAGQVLSSAICFTPTVAGSYRLEVRNACGTSLRTEFDVEEGAANVNPGLWGNAFSPNSDGLHDTYPPSDLNPLAPYVLAIYNRWGQRVYEGSRPWDGRYEGTDAPEGAYVVVITWPDCTGRTQKRTSTVMVIR